A portion of the Juglans microcarpa x Juglans regia isolate MS1-56 chromosome 1D, Jm3101_v1.0, whole genome shotgun sequence genome contains these proteins:
- the LOC121250845 gene encoding uncharacterized protein LOC121250845 yields the protein MAITHSDLEPSRRSTEFGSKTWAFLIVLIILCGLFCFVLCLIAEALRSEVTWVGSGNKGDEGKYECVYSGSGKTPLFCAAAAFVGLAVAMVVEHTYLLIAVAISPPSALIAWDPDSAPAKSLTWLAGFFFVSTWICFSVAEILLLVGLSVESGHLKNWNRPKPSCLVIREGLFSAAGVFSLTTVFLAAGLYLTALRAERVSQEMESVRREIVERSILYESPPRSPPVHHMATMARENPITAENHTQPPLFVFPQALSKNSNAV from the exons ATGGCCATCACACATTCCGACCTTGAACCAAGCCGCAGGAGCACCGAGTTTGGTAGCAAAACCTGGGCGTTCCTTATAGTATTGATCATTCTCTGTGGCCTATTTTGCTTTGTTCTTTGTCTCATAGCTGAAGCCTTGCGTTCTGAG GTCACTTGGGTGGGAAGCGGTAATAAAGGAGACGAAGGGAAATATGAATGTGTGTATAGTGGCAGTGGGAAAACACCATTGTTTTGTGCTGCTGCTGCATTTGTTGGACTAGCTGTTGCCATGGTGGTGGAACACACCTACCTGTTGATTGCGGTTGCAATATCGCCACCTTCAGCTCTAATTGCTTGGGACCCTGACTCAGCTCCTGCCAAGTCTCTAACATGGCTAGCcggatttttctttgtttcaacTTG GATCTGCTTTTCCGTAGCAGAGATTTTGTTATTAGTCGGGTTAAGCGTAGAGTCAGGCCATCTTAAGAATTGGAACAGGCCAAAACCAAGTTGCCTCGTCATTCGAGAAGGCTTGTTCTCTGCAGCTGGAGTGTTCTCCTTAACTACAGTCTTCCTCGCTGCTGGTTTATACTTGACAGCACTGCGTGCAGAAAGAGTATCTCAAGAGATGGAGAGCGTGCGGCGTGAAATAGTAGAGAGATCCATCCTCTATGAGTCTCCACCAAGGTCGCCCCCAGTACATCACATGGCAACCATGGCAAGAGAGAACCCCATCACCGCAGAGAATCATACTCAGCCACCATTGTTTGTATTTCCACAAGCATTGAGCAAGAACTCAAATGCAGTGTGA
- the LOC121250810 gene encoding protein FAR1-RELATED SEQUENCE 11-like isoform X1: MFQLGHFASSRSLCSFCWGFAVLLKVKTLHSQRPIWVLFFPFQPSIKEIMSEGTSVVMESSENGTDLSQDDIGTIEGTPDNTILSRQTSVNLVPFIGQRFISQEAAYEFYCSFAKQCGFSIRRHRTRGKDGVGRGVTRRDFACHRGGYPQMKPSEDGKMQRNRKSSRCGCQAYMRIVKRADFEVPEWRVTGFSNIHNHELLKPQEVRLLPAYCTISPDDKIRICMFAKAGMSVRQMLRLLELEKGVKLGCLPFTEIDVRNLLQSFRNVDKDSDSIDLIAMCKKLKDENPNFKYDFKIDRHNRLEHIAWTYASSVQLYEAFGDAMVFDTTHRLDAYDMLLGIWLGVDNHGMTCLFGCVLLQDENMQSFSWALKTFLGFMKRKAPQTILTDHNMWLKEAISIEMPETKHAFCIWHIVAKFSDWFSVLLGLRYDDWKAEFYRLYNLESVEDFELGWREMVNKYGLNANKHIASLYALRTVWVISFLRRYFFAGIMSTCQSESINAFIQRVLSAQSQLDRFVEQVAEVVDFNDRVGAKQKMQWRLQKMILKTGSPIESHAASLLTPYAFGKLQDELVLAPQYASLPIDEGCFQVRHHTQMDGGCKVIWAPCQGHISCSCHQFEFSGILCRHVLRVLSTNNCFHIPDQYLPTRWRVVSSSSTNPFQTATTREHSEKIQLLESMASTLITESIEMEERLDVACEQIAIALSRVKELSRSTHGMNEISYNCPSDSLILPEVEDADGIVRSFTIGHPHDSITLGKIKERRPKDGTEITRKRRHCSCCGHFGHDGSACSIMGDDDLHGDALGYL; encoded by the exons gttcttttttttccatttcagcCATCTATCAAGGAAATAATGTCAGAAGGAACAAGCGTAGTTATGGAATCTTCTGAAAATGGCACAGATTTATCTCAAGATGATATCGGCACCATAGAGGGAACACCTGACAACACAATTTTATCGCGACAAACATCTGTGAACCTTGTTCCATTTATAGGGCAGAGATTCATTTCCCAAGAAGCCGCTTATGAATTTTATTGCAGTTTTGCAAAACAATGTGGCTTTTCGATTAGACGCCATCGTACTCGAGGCAAGGATGGGGTTGGTCGGGGAGTTACGAGAAGGGATTTTGCTTGCCATCGTGGTGGATATCCACAGATGAAACCATCTGAAGACGGAAAGATGCAGAGAAATCGTAAATCATCACGATGTGGTTGTCAAGCATATATGCGTATTGTTAAGCGGGCAGATTTTGAAGTCCCTGAGTGGCGTGTTACAGGATTTAGCAACATCCACAACCACGAACTTCTGAAACCCCAAGAAGTACGTCTCCTTCCTGCCTACTGTACCATATCTCCAGATGACAAGATTCGGATTTGCATGTTTGCAAAAGCTGGAATGTCAGTACGACAAATGTTGAGATTATTGGAGCTAGAGAAAGGCGTTAAGTTGGGATGTCTTCCATTTACAGAAATAGACGTCAGAAATCTTTTACAGTCTTTTAGAAATGTTGATAAGGATAGTGATTCTATTGATCTTATTGCAATGTGTAAGAAACTAAAAGATGAAAATCCTAACTTCAAGTATGACTTCAAAATAGACAGGCATAACAGGCTGGAACATATTGCATGGACTTATGCTTCCTCAGTTCAGTTGTATGAAGCATTTGGAGATGCGATGGTTTTTGATACAACCCACCGCCTGGATGCCTATGATATGCTGTTAGGCATTTGGCTTGGAGTGGACAACCATGGAATGACATGCCTTTTTGGTTGTGTGCTTCTACAGGATGAAAATATGCAGTCCTTTTCCTGGGCACTGAAG ACATTTTTGGGCTTCATGAAAAGAAAGGCTCCACAGACAATATTAACTGACCATAACATGTGGCTAAAAGAGGCTATTTCTATTGAAATGCCTGAAACCAAACATGCCTTTTGCATTTGGCACATCGTCGCGAAGTTTTCAGATTGGTTTTCAGTACTGCTTGGATTACGTTATGATGATTGGAAAGCTGAGTTTTATCGGCTCTATAACCTGGAATCGGTGGAAGATTTTGAACTGGGGTGGAGGGAAATGGTGAATAAGTATGGACTCAATGCAAATAAGCACATTGCCAGTTTGTATGCATTACGGACAGTTTGGGTTATATCATTCTTGCGACGGTACTTCTTTGCGGGAATAATGAGTACATGTCAGTCAGAGTCGATTAATGCTTTCATCCAACGGGTTTTGAGTGCGCAGTCTCAGCTGGACCGTTTTGTAGAGCAA GTAGCTGAAGTCGTTGATTTTAATGACCGGGTTGGAGCAAAGCAAAAGATGCAATGGAGACTGCAGAAAATGATCCTCAAAACAGGTTCACCAATTGAATCCCATGCTGCCAGTCTTCTTACTCCCTACGCCTTTGGTAAACTCCAAGACGAGCTTGTGTTGGCACCGCAGTATGCCTCTCTTCCAATTGATGAAGGTTGTTTCCAGGTCAGACACCATACTCAGATGGATGGAGGGTGCAAAGTGATTTGGGCTCCTTGTCAAGGGCACATCAGCTGTAGCTGCCATCAGTTTGAATTTTCAGGCATCCTATGCAGACATGTTCTACGTGTCCTGTCAACTAATAACTGTTTTCACATTCCAGATCAATATCTACCCACCCGTTGGCGAGTTGTCAGTTCCTCTTCTACCAACCCCTTCCAGACTGCAACTACAAGAGAGCATTCTGAGAAAATTCAGTTATTAGAGTCCATGGCTTCAACACTCATAACAGAATCAATTGAAATGGAGGAACGACTTGATGTTGCCTGTGAGCAAATTGCCATAGCATTATCACGTGTTAAAGAACTTTCTAGGTCGACACATGGTATGAATGAGATTTCCTATAATTGTCCATCTGATTCATTGATCCTACCAGAGGTGGAAGATGCTGATGGAATTGTTCGGAGTTTTACGATCGGTCATCCTCATGATTCGATCACTTTAGGAAAGATTAAAGAGAGAAGGCCAAAAGATGGAACTGAGATTACCAGAAAACGAAGGCACTGTTCTTGCTGTGGGCATTTTGGACATGATGGATCAGCTTGTTCAATAATGGGAGATGATGATTTGCATGGAGATGCACTAGGGTACTTGTAA
- the LOC121250810 gene encoding protein FAR1-RELATED SEQUENCE 11-like isoform X2 has translation MSEGTSVVMESSENGTDLSQDDIGTIEGTPDNTILSRQTSVNLVPFIGQRFISQEAAYEFYCSFAKQCGFSIRRHRTRGKDGVGRGVTRRDFACHRGGYPQMKPSEDGKMQRNRKSSRCGCQAYMRIVKRADFEVPEWRVTGFSNIHNHELLKPQEVRLLPAYCTISPDDKIRICMFAKAGMSVRQMLRLLELEKGVKLGCLPFTEIDVRNLLQSFRNVDKDSDSIDLIAMCKKLKDENPNFKYDFKIDRHNRLEHIAWTYASSVQLYEAFGDAMVFDTTHRLDAYDMLLGIWLGVDNHGMTCLFGCVLLQDENMQSFSWALKTFLGFMKRKAPQTILTDHNMWLKEAISIEMPETKHAFCIWHIVAKFSDWFSVLLGLRYDDWKAEFYRLYNLESVEDFELGWREMVNKYGLNANKHIASLYALRTVWVISFLRRYFFAGIMSTCQSESINAFIQRVLSAQSQLDRFVEQVAEVVDFNDRVGAKQKMQWRLQKMILKTGSPIESHAASLLTPYAFGKLQDELVLAPQYASLPIDEGCFQVRHHTQMDGGCKVIWAPCQGHISCSCHQFEFSGILCRHVLRVLSTNNCFHIPDQYLPTRWRVVSSSSTNPFQTATTREHSEKIQLLESMASTLITESIEMEERLDVACEQIAIALSRVKELSRSTHGMNEISYNCPSDSLILPEVEDADGIVRSFTIGHPHDSITLGKIKERRPKDGTEITRKRRHCSCCGHFGHDGSACSIMGDDDLHGDALGYL, from the exons ATGTCAGAAGGAACAAGCGTAGTTATGGAATCTTCTGAAAATGGCACAGATTTATCTCAAGATGATATCGGCACCATAGAGGGAACACCTGACAACACAATTTTATCGCGACAAACATCTGTGAACCTTGTTCCATTTATAGGGCAGAGATTCATTTCCCAAGAAGCCGCTTATGAATTTTATTGCAGTTTTGCAAAACAATGTGGCTTTTCGATTAGACGCCATCGTACTCGAGGCAAGGATGGGGTTGGTCGGGGAGTTACGAGAAGGGATTTTGCTTGCCATCGTGGTGGATATCCACAGATGAAACCATCTGAAGACGGAAAGATGCAGAGAAATCGTAAATCATCACGATGTGGTTGTCAAGCATATATGCGTATTGTTAAGCGGGCAGATTTTGAAGTCCCTGAGTGGCGTGTTACAGGATTTAGCAACATCCACAACCACGAACTTCTGAAACCCCAAGAAGTACGTCTCCTTCCTGCCTACTGTACCATATCTCCAGATGACAAGATTCGGATTTGCATGTTTGCAAAAGCTGGAATGTCAGTACGACAAATGTTGAGATTATTGGAGCTAGAGAAAGGCGTTAAGTTGGGATGTCTTCCATTTACAGAAATAGACGTCAGAAATCTTTTACAGTCTTTTAGAAATGTTGATAAGGATAGTGATTCTATTGATCTTATTGCAATGTGTAAGAAACTAAAAGATGAAAATCCTAACTTCAAGTATGACTTCAAAATAGACAGGCATAACAGGCTGGAACATATTGCATGGACTTATGCTTCCTCAGTTCAGTTGTATGAAGCATTTGGAGATGCGATGGTTTTTGATACAACCCACCGCCTGGATGCCTATGATATGCTGTTAGGCATTTGGCTTGGAGTGGACAACCATGGAATGACATGCCTTTTTGGTTGTGTGCTTCTACAGGATGAAAATATGCAGTCCTTTTCCTGGGCACTGAAG ACATTTTTGGGCTTCATGAAAAGAAAGGCTCCACAGACAATATTAACTGACCATAACATGTGGCTAAAAGAGGCTATTTCTATTGAAATGCCTGAAACCAAACATGCCTTTTGCATTTGGCACATCGTCGCGAAGTTTTCAGATTGGTTTTCAGTACTGCTTGGATTACGTTATGATGATTGGAAAGCTGAGTTTTATCGGCTCTATAACCTGGAATCGGTGGAAGATTTTGAACTGGGGTGGAGGGAAATGGTGAATAAGTATGGACTCAATGCAAATAAGCACATTGCCAGTTTGTATGCATTACGGACAGTTTGGGTTATATCATTCTTGCGACGGTACTTCTTTGCGGGAATAATGAGTACATGTCAGTCAGAGTCGATTAATGCTTTCATCCAACGGGTTTTGAGTGCGCAGTCTCAGCTGGACCGTTTTGTAGAGCAA GTAGCTGAAGTCGTTGATTTTAATGACCGGGTTGGAGCAAAGCAAAAGATGCAATGGAGACTGCAGAAAATGATCCTCAAAACAGGTTCACCAATTGAATCCCATGCTGCCAGTCTTCTTACTCCCTACGCCTTTGGTAAACTCCAAGACGAGCTTGTGTTGGCACCGCAGTATGCCTCTCTTCCAATTGATGAAGGTTGTTTCCAGGTCAGACACCATACTCAGATGGATGGAGGGTGCAAAGTGATTTGGGCTCCTTGTCAAGGGCACATCAGCTGTAGCTGCCATCAGTTTGAATTTTCAGGCATCCTATGCAGACATGTTCTACGTGTCCTGTCAACTAATAACTGTTTTCACATTCCAGATCAATATCTACCCACCCGTTGGCGAGTTGTCAGTTCCTCTTCTACCAACCCCTTCCAGACTGCAACTACAAGAGAGCATTCTGAGAAAATTCAGTTATTAGAGTCCATGGCTTCAACACTCATAACAGAATCAATTGAAATGGAGGAACGACTTGATGTTGCCTGTGAGCAAATTGCCATAGCATTATCACGTGTTAAAGAACTTTCTAGGTCGACACATGGTATGAATGAGATTTCCTATAATTGTCCATCTGATTCATTGATCCTACCAGAGGTGGAAGATGCTGATGGAATTGTTCGGAGTTTTACGATCGGTCATCCTCATGATTCGATCACTTTAGGAAAGATTAAAGAGAGAAGGCCAAAAGATGGAACTGAGATTACCAGAAAACGAAGGCACTGTTCTTGCTGTGGGCATTTTGGACATGATGGATCAGCTTGTTCAATAATGGGAGATGATGATTTGCATGGAGATGCACTAGGGTACTTGTAA